A window from Pseudomonas sp. Tri1 encodes these proteins:
- the rpsH gene encoding 30S ribosomal protein S8, whose amino-acid sequence MSMQDPLADMLTRIRNAQMAEKSVVSMPSSTLKVAVAKVLKDEGYIAGYQISSEIKPLLSIELKYFEGRPVIEEVKRVSRPGLRQYKSVDDLPKVRGGLGVSIVSTNKGVMTDRAARAAGVGGEVLCTVF is encoded by the coding sequence ATGAGTATGCAGGACCCGTTAGCGGACATGCTAACTCGTATCCGTAATGCCCAGATGGCTGAAAAGTCCGTCGTAAGCATGCCATCTTCTACGTTGAAGGTAGCTGTTGCCAAAGTCCTGAAGGACGAAGGTTACATTGCGGGTTATCAGATCAGCAGCGAAATCAAGCCTCTGCTGTCCATCGAGCTGAAGTACTTCGAAGGCCGTCCGGTCATCGAGGAAGTGAAGCGCGTTAGCCGTCCAGGCCTGCGTCAGTACAAGTCCGTCGATGATCTGCCAAAAGTTCGTGGCGGTCTCGGTGTGTCTATCGTCTCCACCAACAAAGGTGTGATGACGGATCGTGCTGCGCGCGCTGCCGGTGTCGGCGGCGAAGTTCTTTGCACTGTGTTCTAA
- the rpsQ gene encoding 30S ribosomal protein S17, with the protein MAEAEKTVRTLTGRVVSDKMDKTITVLIERRVKHPIYGKYVKRSTKLHAHDETNQCHIGDKVTIRETRPLAKTKSWALVDVLERAVEV; encoded by the coding sequence ATGGCTGAAGCCGAAAAAACTGTCCGTACGCTGACTGGCCGTGTTGTCAGCGACAAGATGGACAAAACCATCACCGTTCTGATCGAGCGTCGCGTTAAGCACCCGATCTACGGTAAATACGTTAAGCGTTCGACTAAGCTGCACGCGCACGACGAAACCAATCAGTGCCACATCGGCGACAAAGTCACTATTCGTGAAACTCGTCCTTTGGCCAAGACCAAGTCTTGGGCGCTGGTTGATGTTCTCGAACGCGCTGTGGAAGTCTAA
- the rplF gene encoding 50S ribosomal protein L6 → MSRVAKNPVKLPAGVEVKFAGQQLSVKGAKGTLQLNIHSSVEIVEEAGELRFAARNGDQQTRAMAGTTRALVNNMVQGVSQGFERKLQLVGVGYKAQAKGTVLNLALGFSHPVDYELPEGITAETPSQTDILIKGIDKQLVGQVAAEIRDFRPPEPYKGKGVRYADEVVRRKEAKKK, encoded by the coding sequence ATGTCACGCGTCGCTAAGAACCCCGTTAAGCTGCCAGCCGGTGTCGAAGTCAAATTCGCAGGCCAACAGCTTTCGGTGAAGGGTGCCAAGGGCACTCTGCAACTGAACATCCATTCGTCCGTTGAGATCGTTGAAGAAGCTGGTGAGCTGCGTTTCGCTGCTCGCAATGGCGATCAACAGACTCGCGCAATGGCTGGTACCACTCGTGCGTTGGTAAACAACATGGTCCAAGGCGTAAGCCAAGGCTTCGAGCGTAAGCTCCAGCTGGTCGGTGTTGGTTACAAAGCGCAAGCAAAAGGCACAGTGCTGAACCTGGCTCTTGGCTTCTCGCACCCAGTGGATTATGAACTGCCGGAAGGCATCACCGCTGAGACTCCTAGCCAGACCGATATCCTGATCAAGGGCATCGACAAGCAGCTGGTAGGTCAAGTGGCCGCCGAGATCCGCGACTTCCGTCCACCAGAGCCGTACAAAGGCAAAGGTGTGCGCTACGCGGACGAAGTCGTCCGTCGTAAAGAAGCCAAGAAGAAGTAG
- the rplN gene encoding 50S ribosomal protein L14, with the protein MIQTQSMLDVADNSGARRVMCIKVLGGSHRRYAGIGDIIKVTVKEAIPRGKVKKGQVMTAVVVRTRHGVRRADGSIIRFDGNAAVLLNNKQEPIGTRIFGPVTRELRTEKFMKIVSLAPEVL; encoded by the coding sequence ATGATTCAGACTCAATCCATGCTCGATGTGGCCGATAACAGCGGCGCTCGCCGCGTTATGTGCATCAAGGTGCTGGGTGGCTCCCATCGTCGTTACGCTGGTATTGGTGACATCATCAAAGTTACCGTGAAGGAAGCAATTCCTCGCGGTAAGGTGAAAAAAGGCCAAGTGATGACTGCTGTTGTAGTCCGCACTCGTCACGGCGTTCGCCGTGCAGATGGCTCCATTATCCGCTTTGATGGCAACGCTGCTGTTCTTCTGAACAACAAGCAAGAGCCGATCGGCACCCGTATCTTTGGGCCAGTGACCCGTGAACTTCGTACTGAGAAGTTCATGAAGATCGTCTCGCTCGCCCCAGAAGTGCTGTAA
- the rpsN gene encoding 30S ribosomal protein S14 has translation MAKKSMKNRELKRQLTVAKYATKRAALKAIIVDLNASPEARWEATVALQKQPRDASASRMRNRCRLTGRPHGVYRKFGLGRNMLRQAAMRGDVPGLVKASW, from the coding sequence ATGGCCAAGAAGAGCATGAAAAACCGTGAGCTGAAGCGTCAGCTCACCGTTGCCAAGTACGCCACCAAGCGTGCAGCGCTGAAAGCTATCATCGTAGATCTGAACGCAAGTCCAGAAGCACGTTGGGAAGCTACCGTAGCACTGCAGAAGCAGCCACGTGACGCAAGCGCCTCGCGCATGCGTAACCGCTGCCGCCTGACTGGTCGTCCGCACGGCGTGTACCGCAAGTTCGGCCTCGGCCGTAACATGCTGCGTCAAGCTGCAATGCGTGGTGACGTTCCAGGTCTGGTTAAAGCCAGCTGGTAA
- the rplP gene encoding 50S ribosomal protein L16, whose product MLQPKRTKFRKQMTGHNRGLALRGSKVSFGEFALKSVARGRLTARQIESARRALTRHVKRGGKIWIRVFPDKPVTKKPLEVRMGKGKGNVEYWVAQIQPGKVLYEIEGVSEELAREAFALAAAKLPLATSFVKRTVM is encoded by the coding sequence ATGTTGCAACCAAAGCGTACGAAGTTCCGCAAGCAGATGACCGGTCACAACCGTGGCCTGGCATTGCGCGGTAGCAAAGTCAGCTTCGGCGAGTTCGCGCTGAAGTCTGTTGCTCGTGGTCGTCTCACCGCTCGTCAGATCGAGTCAGCGCGTCGTGCTCTGACCCGTCACGTAAAACGTGGCGGCAAGATCTGGATCCGTGTATTCCCGGACAAGCCTGTCACCAAGAAGCCACTCGAAGTTCGGATGGGTAAAGGTAAGGGTAACGTGGAGTACTGGGTTGCCCAGATTCAGCCAGGCAAAGTCCTGTATGAAATCGAGGGTGTTTCTGAAGAGCTGGCGCGTGAGGCTTTCGCCCTGGCTGCTGCAAAGCTGCCGCTCGCCACCTCCTTTGTTAAACGGACGGTGATGTGA
- the rplE gene encoding 50S ribosomal protein L5 — MARLKEIYRKEIAPKLKEELKLSNVMEVPRVTKITLNMGLGEAIGDKKVIEHAVADLEKITGQKVVVTYARKSIAGFKVREGWPIGVKVTLRRERMYEFLDRLLSISLPRVRDFRGLNAKSFDGRGNYSMGVKEQIIFPEIDYDKIDALRGLDITLTTTARTDDEGRALLRAFKFPFRN; from the coding sequence ATGGCACGACTAAAAGAGATTTACCGGAAGGAAATCGCACCGAAACTTAAGGAAGAACTTAAGCTTTCGAACGTGATGGAAGTTCCGCGCGTTACCAAAATCACCCTGAACATGGGTCTGGGCGAAGCGATCGGCGACAAAAAAGTCATCGAGCACGCTGTTGCTGACCTGGAAAAGATCACCGGTCAGAAAGTCGTTGTGACTTACGCTCGGAAATCCATCGCTGGCTTTAAAGTCCGTGAAGGTTGGCCGATCGGCGTCAAAGTGACCCTGCGCCGTGAGCGTATGTACGAGTTCCTGGATCGTCTGCTGTCGATCTCCCTGCCTCGGGTTCGCGACTTCCGCGGCCTGAATGCCAAGTCCTTCGATGGTCGTGGTAACTACAGCATGGGCGTTAAAGAGCAGATCATTTTCCCGGAAATCGATTACGACAAGATCGACGCTCTCCGCGGTCTGGACATTACCCTGACCACCACTGCTCGGACGGATGACGAAGGTCGCGCACTGCTGCGCGCTTTCAAATTCCCGTTCCGCAACTGA
- the rplW gene encoding 50S ribosomal protein L23 has product MNQERVFKVLLGPHVSEKATVLADKKGQFVFKVATDATKLEIKKAVESLFSVKVERVTTLNVLGKSKRTARGLGKRNDWKKAVISLQPGQDLDFSSSAE; this is encoded by the coding sequence ATGAACCAGGAACGCGTATTTAAAGTTCTGCTTGGCCCGCACGTTTCCGAGAAGGCTACGGTTCTGGCAGACAAGAAAGGCCAGTTCGTTTTCAAGGTTGCGACTGACGCAACCAAGCTGGAAATCAAGAAGGCCGTCGAAAGCCTGTTCAGCGTGAAAGTAGAGCGCGTGACTACCCTGAATGTTCTGGGTAAAAGCAAGCGCACTGCTCGCGGTCTGGGCAAGCGTAATGACTGGAAGAAGGCAGTTATCTCCCTTCAGCCAGGCCAAGATCTCGATTTCAGCAGCAGTGCTGAGTAA
- the rpmC gene encoding 50S ribosomal protein L29, whose translation MKANELREKSAQQLNEQLLGLLRDQFNLRMQKATGQLGQSHLLSQVKRDIARVKTVLNQQAGK comes from the coding sequence ATGAAAGCGAATGAACTTCGTGAAAAATCAGCACAGCAGCTGAACGAGCAACTGCTCGGCCTGCTGCGCGACCAGTTCAATCTGCGTATGCAGAAGGCAACTGGCCAGTTGGGGCAGTCTCATCTGCTCTCGCAAGTTAAGCGTGACATCGCTCGCGTGAAAACTGTGCTCAACCAGCAGGCAGGTAAGTAA
- the rplR gene encoding 50S ribosomal protein L18 — MTDKKVTRLRRARKARLKMHELEVVRLCVFRSSQHIYAQVISADGNKVLASASTLDKELRDGATGNIDAATKVGQLVATRAKAAGVSQVAFDRSGFKYHGRVKALADAAREAGLEF, encoded by the coding sequence ATGACCGACAAAAAAGTTACTCGACTGCGTCGCGCTCGCAAAGCACGCCTGAAAATGCACGAACTCGAAGTCGTGCGTCTCTGCGTGTTCCGCTCGTCGCAGCACATCTACGCCCAGGTCATTTCGGCCGACGGCAACAAAGTCCTGGCAAGTGCCTCGACTTTGGATAAAGAACTGCGTGATGGCGCCACTGGCAACATCGACGCGGCCACTAAGGTTGGCCAGCTGGTCGCTACGCGTGCAAAAGCCGCTGGCGTCTCGCAGGTGGCTTTCGACCGCTCTGGCTTCAAGTACCACGGCCGCGTCAAGGCGCTGGCTGATGCTGCTCGTGAAGCTGGGCTGGAGTTCTAA
- the rplX gene encoding 50S ribosomal protein L24: protein MQKIRRDDEIIVIAGKDKGKRGKVLKVLADNRLVVGGLNLVKRHTKPNPMSGVQGGIVEKEAPLHASNVAIFNGETNKADRVGFKVEDGKKIRVFKSTQKAVDA from the coding sequence ATGCAAAAGATTCGTCGTGACGACGAGATCATCGTGATCGCCGGCAAAGACAAAGGTAAGCGCGGTAAGGTGCTGAAGGTTCTTGCTGACAACCGTCTGGTTGTTGGTGGTCTGAACCTGGTCAAGCGTCATACCAAGCCTAACCCGATGTCGGGCGTACAGGGCGGTATCGTCGAGAAAGAAGCGCCACTGCACGCTTCCAACGTCGCCATTTTCAACGGCGAAACCAACAAGGCTGACCGCGTTGGTTTCAAAGTAGAAGACGGTAAGAAAATTCGTGTCTTCAAGTCGACCCAAAAAGCGGTTGATGCTTGA
- the rplB gene encoding 50S ribosomal protein L2, whose product MAIVKCKPTSPGRRFVVKVVNQELHKGAPHAPLLEKKSKSGGRNNNGRITTRHIGGGHKQHYRLVDFRRNDKDGIAATVERIEYDPNRTAHIALLLYADGERRYIIAPKGVSAGDQLIAGALAPIKPGNALQLRNIPVGSTVHGIELKPGKGAQIARSAGASAQLIAREGVYVTLRLRSGEMRKVLAECRATLGEVSNSEHSLRSLGKAGAKRWRGVRPTVRGVAMNPVDHPHGGGEGRTSGGRHPVSPWGFPTKGAKTRGNKRTDKMIVRRRK is encoded by the coding sequence ATGGCAATCGTTAAATGCAAACCGACTTCCCCTGGCCGCCGTTTTGTGGTCAAGGTGGTCAACCAGGAGCTGCATAAAGGCGCTCCTCACGCACCGCTGCTCGAGAAAAAATCGAAGTCTGGTGGTCGTAACAACAATGGCCGTATTACCACTCGTCACATCGGTGGTGGTCATAAGCAGCATTATCGTCTGGTCGACTTCCGTCGCAACGACAAGGATGGCATCGCTGCCACCGTCGAGCGTATCGAATACGATCCAAACCGTACTGCTCACATCGCTCTGCTGTTGTACGCAGATGGCGAGCGTCGCTACATCATCGCCCCTAAAGGCGTGAGCGCTGGCGACCAGCTGATCGCAGGTGCCCTGGCACCGATCAAGCCGGGCAACGCTCTGCAACTGCGTAACATTCCAGTTGGTAGCACCGTACACGGCATCGAATTGAAGCCAGGTAAAGGCGCGCAAATCGCTCGTTCCGCTGGTGCTTCGGCTCAGCTGATCGCTCGTGAAGGTGTCTACGTGACCCTGCGTCTGCGTTCTGGTGAGATGCGTAAAGTACTGGCTGAATGCCGTGCGACCCTGGGCGAAGTCTCGAACTCCGAGCACAGCCTGCGTTCGTTGGGTAAAGCTGGTGCCAAGCGCTGGCGTGGCGTTCGCCCAACCGTTCGTGGTGTTGCCATGAACCCGGTTGACCACCCACATGGTGGTGGTGAAGGTCGTACCTCTGGTGGTCGTCATCCGGTATCGCCATGGGGCTTCCCGACTAAGGGCGCGAAGACTCGTGGTAATAAGCGTACCGACAAAATGATCGTCCGTCGTCGCAAGTAA
- the rpsS gene encoding 30S ribosomal protein S19, with translation MPRSLKKGPFIDLHLLKKIEVAAEKNDRKPVKTWSRRSMILPQMVGLTIAVHNGRQHVPVLVNEDMVGHKLGEFAGTRTYRGHVADKKAKR, from the coding sequence GTGCCACGTTCTCTGAAAAAAGGTCCTTTTATTGATCTTCACCTACTGAAGAAGATCGAAGTGGCGGCGGAAAAGAACGATCGCAAACCAGTTAAGACCTGGTCGCGTCGTTCGATGATCCTGCCACAAATGGTCGGTCTGACCATCGCAGTACACAACGGTCGTCAACACGTCCCAGTTCTCGTGAACGAAGACATGGTCGGCCACAAACTGGGCGAGTTTGCCGGTACCCGCACATACCGTGGGCACGTGGCTGACAAGAAAGCCAAGCGTTAA
- the rpsC gene encoding 30S ribosomal protein S3: protein MGQKVHPIGIRLGIVKEHTSVWYADGRTYADYLFADLKVREYLQDKLKSASVSRIDIHRPAQTARITIHTARPGIVIGKKGEDVEKLRQDLTKQMGVPVHINIEEIRKPELDGMLVAQSVAQQLERRVMFRRAMKRAVQNAMRIGAKGIKIQVSGRLGGAEIARTEWYREGRVPLHTLRADIDYANYEAHTTYGVIGVKVWIFKGEVIGGRQEELKPQAPAPRKKAAK from the coding sequence ATGGGTCAGAAAGTACATCCCATTGGCATTCGCCTGGGAATCGTCAAGGAGCACACCTCCGTCTGGTACGCAGACGGTCGGACTTATGCGGACTACTTGTTCGCTGATCTGAAGGTGCGTGAGTATCTCCAAGACAAACTAAAAAGCGCGTCCGTAAGCCGTATCGATATCCATCGTCCGGCGCAGACTGCACGTATCACCATCCACACCGCTCGTCCAGGTATCGTTATCGGGAAGAAAGGTGAAGATGTTGAGAAACTGCGTCAGGACCTGACCAAGCAAATGGGTGTGCCTGTGCACATCAATATCGAAGAGATCCGCAAGCCGGAGCTCGACGGTATGCTGGTTGCGCAGAGCGTAGCTCAGCAGCTGGAGCGTCGCGTAATGTTCCGTCGCGCTATGAAGCGCGCTGTACAGAACGCAATGCGCATTGGTGCCAAAGGCATCAAAATCCAAGTGAGCGGTCGTCTCGGCGGTGCTGAAATCGCACGTACTGAATGGTATCGCGAAGGTCGTGTGCCACTGCACACCCTGCGTGCCGACATCGACTATGCCAACTACGAAGCTCACACCACCTACGGTGTGATCGGTGTAAAGGTTTGGATCTTCAAAGGCGAAGTAATTGGTGGTCGCCAAGAAGAGCTGAAACCACAAGCACCAGCGCCTCGTAAAAAAGCTGCTAAGTAA
- the rplD gene encoding 50S ribosomal protein L4: protein MQLNVNDAQAIEVSELTFGGEFNETLVHQAVVAYMAGGRQGSKQQKTRSDVSGGGKRPWRQKGTGRARAGTIRSPIWRGGGTTFAARPQDHSQKLNKKMYRAAMRSILAELVRTDRLVVVQDFAVEAPKTKDLLNKLNGMGLTDVLIVSDAVDQNLYLAARNLPHVDVRDVQGSDPVSLIAYDKVLITVSAVKKFEELLG from the coding sequence ATGCAATTAAATGTAAATGACGCTCAAGCGATCGAAGTTTCCGAACTGACATTTGGCGGCGAATTCAACGAGACGCTGGTTCACCAAGCAGTCGTGGCCTACATGGCCGGCGGCCGTCAGGGTAGCAAGCAGCAAAAGACCCGTTCCGACGTTTCTGGTGGCGGTAAGCGCCCATGGCGTCAGAAAGGTACTGGCCGTGCTCGTGCCGGTACTATCCGTAGCCCAATCTGGCGTGGCGGCGGTACCACTTTCGCAGCTCGTCCTCAGGATCACTCCCAGAAGCTGAACAAGAAGATGTATCGCGCAGCAATGCGTTCCATCCTTGCTGAGCTGGTGCGTACTGATCGTCTGGTCGTGGTTCAGGACTTCGCTGTTGAAGCACCGAAAACCAAAGATCTGCTGAACAAGCTGAACGGCATGGGCCTGACTGACGTCCTGATCGTGTCTGACGCTGTTGATCAGAACCTGTACCTGGCTGCTCGCAACCTGCCACACGTTGATGTTCGTGACGTGCAAGGTTCCGATCCGGTCAGTCTGATCGCATACGACAAGGTGTTGATCACCGTGTCGGCCGTGAAGAAATTCGAGGAGCTGCTGGGATGA
- the rplO gene encoding 50S ribosomal protein L15 — protein sequence MKLNDLSPAPGSRREKHRPGRGIGSGLGKTGGRGHKGQTSRSGGTIAPGFEGGQQPLHRRLPKFGFVSLKAMDRAEVRLSELAKVDGDIVTVQSLKDANVINQNVQRVKIMLSGEVARAVTIGKGIGATKGARAAIEAAGGKFEE from the coding sequence ATGAAACTCAATGATCTGAGTCCAGCGCCGGGTTCCCGTCGCGAAAAGCATCGTCCGGGCCGTGGTATCGGTAGTGGTTTGGGCAAGACCGGTGGCCGTGGCCACAAAGGTCAGACCTCCCGCTCCGGTGGCACTATTGCTCCAGGCTTTGAAGGCGGTCAACAGCCGCTGCATCGTCGCCTGCCGAAGTTCGGTTTCGTTTCCCTGAAGGCCATGGACCGCGCAGAAGTGCGTCTGTCCGAGCTGGCTAAAGTGGATGGCGACATCGTCACCGTGCAGTCCCTGAAGGATGCCAACGTGATCAACCAGAACGTACAGCGTGTGAAAATCATGCTGTCGGGCGAAGTTGCTCGTGCTGTCACCATCGGAAAGGGAATCGGCGCCACCAAAGGTGCGCGTGCGGCTATCGAAGCAGCTGGCGGCAAGTTCGAGGAATAA
- the rpmD gene encoding 50S ribosomal protein L30, producing the protein MATVKVTLIKSMTGRIPNHKLCVKGLGLRRIGHTVEVLDTPENRGMINKAYYMLRVEG; encoded by the coding sequence ATGGCTACCGTAAAAGTTACGCTGATCAAAAGCATGACCGGCCGCATCCCTAACCACAAATTGTGCGTTAAGGGTCTGGGTCTGCGTCGCATCGGTCACACTGTAGAAGTCCTGGATACTCCCGAGAATCGCGGGATGATCAACAAGGCTTACTACATGCTGCGTGTCGAGGGTTAA
- the rplV gene encoding 50S ribosomal protein L22, with product MEVAAKLSGARISAQKARLVADQIRGKKVGEALNLLAFSSKKAAEIMKKVLESAVANAEHNEGADVDDLKVSTVFVNEGRSLKRIMPRAKGRADRIVKRSCHITVKVADK from the coding sequence ATGGAAGTAGCCGCTAAGTTGTCGGGCGCTCGAATCTCCGCCCAGAAAGCCCGCTTGGTCGCCGACCAGATCCGCGGGAAGAAGGTGGGCGAAGCGCTCAACCTGTTGGCTTTCAGCAGTAAGAAAGCCGCCGAGATCATGAAGAAAGTGCTGGAGTCGGCCGTAGCCAACGCCGAGCATAACGAAGGCGCAGACGTTGATGACCTGAAGGTCAGCACCGTTTTCGTCAACGAAGGGCGTTCGCTGAAGCGCATCATGCCACGTGCCAAAGGCCGTGCTGATCGCATCGTCAAGCGGTCTTGCCATATCACTGTCAAGGTTGCTGACAAGTAA
- the rpsE gene encoding 30S ribosomal protein S5, with amino-acid sequence MSNNDQKRDEGYIEKLVQVNRVAKTVKGGRIFTFTALTVVGDGKGRVGFGRGKSREVPAAIQKAMEAARRNMIQVDLNGTTLQYAMKSAHGASKVYMQPASEGTGIIAGGAMRAVLEVAGVQNVLAKCYGSTNPVNVVHATFKGLKAMQSPESIAAKRGKSVKEIF; translated from the coding sequence ATGTCAAATAACGACCAAAAGCGCGACGAAGGCTACATCGAGAAGCTGGTTCAAGTTAACCGCGTAGCCAAAACCGTTAAAGGCGGCCGTATCTTCACTTTCACCGCGTTGACCGTGGTAGGTGATGGTAAGGGCCGTGTTGGCTTCGGCCGTGGCAAGTCGCGTGAAGTGCCTGCTGCGATCCAGAAGGCAATGGAAGCTGCTCGCCGCAACATGATCCAGGTTGATCTGAACGGCACCACTCTGCAGTACGCAATGAAGTCTGCCCATGGCGCTTCGAAGGTGTACATGCAGCCTGCTTCTGAAGGTACCGGTATCATCGCTGGCGGCGCTATGCGTGCTGTCCTCGAAGTTGCTGGCGTTCAGAACGTTCTGGCCAAGTGCTACGGCTCGACTAACCCGGTAAACGTGGTTCACGCCACTTTCAAGGGTTTGAAAGCAATGCAGTCTCCTGAATCCATTGCCGCCAAGCGTGGCAAAAGCGTCAAGGAGATCTTCTGA